The following coding sequences lie in one Candidatus Neomarinimicrobiota bacterium genomic window:
- a CDS encoding HAD family phosphatase, with translation MINRPDIGRLKAILFDFDGVVVQSEDVYDRATKKLGEMYGVVIPSPFYEANRGISEALFYSRFKTEFSLDVEIASLQEKGKKLLWAEFSSSVHYTPGFQQFYTKIRKYVNHVALVTATPRPLIDEIFKNSNISVDFDFIVTSSDVENTKPAPDSYLNACDKIGVDPAQALVIEDSPTGLRAATAAGCQTIAITTSCAKDSLKEANFIVDSFGELEELLTIA, from the coding sequence TTGATTAACCGACCTGATATTGGCCGCCTGAAAGCGATTCTCTTTGACTTTGATGGTGTGGTCGTCCAGAGTGAAGACGTCTATGACCGAGCCACTAAAAAACTTGGCGAGATGTACGGTGTGGTGATTCCGAGCCCCTTTTATGAAGCCAATCGGGGTATTTCCGAAGCGCTTTTTTATTCAAGATTTAAGACAGAATTTAGCCTGGATGTTGAAATAGCATCTCTCCAGGAAAAGGGCAAAAAGCTGCTCTGGGCTGAATTTTCATCTTCTGTTCATTACACGCCAGGTTTTCAGCAATTTTACACTAAAATCCGCAAGTATGTGAATCATGTAGCCTTGGTAACCGCTACCCCCAGACCACTCATTGATGAAATTTTTAAAAATTCAAACATATCCGTAGATTTTGATTTTATCGTGACATCAAGTGACGTCGAGAACACCAAACCGGCTCCGGACTCCTACCTGAATGCCTGTGATAAAATTGGAGTGGACCCTGCCCAGGCTCTCGTAATTGAGGATTCACCGACTGGATTGAGGGCCGCAACTGCCGCAGGTTGTCAAACTATTGCCATTACCACAAGCTGTGCCAAGGATTCCTTAAAAGAAGCGAATTTTATTGTTGACAGCTTCGGTGAACTCGAAGAACTTTTAACCATTGCATGA
- a CDS encoding VOC family protein has protein sequence MSWYKRFDLVWFPVVDFERAKSFYRDDLEFELVLEDQESSWAEFQISPGAKIAIHGVKATNANPIGALVIDVENLEKSELFLRGKGIKLFDKEEIPGLTRLASFTDPDGNVIQLSQSLVE, from the coding sequence ATGAGTTGGTATAAACGGTTTGATCTGGTATGGTTCCCCGTTGTTGATTTTGAGCGAGCCAAATCATTTTATCGGGATGATCTGGAGTTTGAACTGGTTCTTGAAGACCAGGAATCCAGCTGGGCAGAATTTCAAATTAGTCCTGGTGCCAAAATTGCTATCCATGGCGTTAAAGCCACAAATGCAAATCCCATCGGTGCTCTTGTCATTGATGTAGAAAACCTTGAAAAATCTGAACTCTTTCTAAGGGGTAAAGGTATCAAATTATTTGATAAGGAAGAAATCCCAGGTCTTACACGTCTGGCCTCATTTACAGATCCAGATGGCAATGTTATCCAATTAAGCCAGTCCCTGGTGGAGTAA